TCCAGAATCCTTTCTCCCTTTGAAGACTGCACGATCAGATTAGTAAAGCCTTTATCATCATCAACAAGACCTTCCACTAAGTTATTTGCATGCCAGCAATCATAAATAGTGAAATCACTACATCGTTCCACTGATTTAAAGTGACATTGATAGCAACTTGGTCTTGACGAAATTTCAGCAAAGAAACTCTTAAGCATTGGATCCACACGGGCGCTTCCATAATAAACAAACTGATTTTTGAATCTTATACGCATGGTGCCACTGTGATATCCATATGTTTTATTTCTGAAAACAATATCATCTATTTCTGAATGATATTTGTCTTTTTGTTCGTCTAAATATTTTTTCCAAAGTTTCGGCGACGGTGTACCATGGCAAACCAAATCTACGGTTACCAGATTATCGTATTCTTTTCTCAGATATGATTTTAATCCATACACCTGACACGGCGTTCCAATAAAGCACACTTTCGTTTCTTGCATCAAGTGTTTTTTTATTTCAGAAAAGCAATCGCCTAAATCGCTCTGCACGTATTTTGAACCTCGAAACTCTTCTGCCCCCCCCGGAAATTTTATGAATTACCTTATATTCTTCATTATAAGTTGCGCCACAAATAACACCTCCCTGATTTAGGATCCATTCGCCTAACGGTGTTACAAATCCTCCAGAGGTACTTGTAGAAACAATTTCTACGTCCTTTGCTCTGAGTACGTATGCTTTTCTATCAAACATTTTAGACTCGATTTTATTTTCAATAGGACAAGCAGAATCGCACAATTTGCAATCTATACACTTTGAAATTTCCACGAATGGATATAAAAAGCCCTCTTGATCCTGCTGCATACTTATAGCTTTTTTCGGGCATACACTATAGCATGCCGTACATCCACAGCAATCTGCTTTATTCTTCACTACAATCATTAAGCACTTTCTCCTTCCATCCTTTATAGTTTTTCAGCAACATTCAAATACAGTTGTGCAAGTGTATCTGCTGTCTGCTGAATATCATAACCTGCCTGCTCCAATATTTTTCTTTCACTTTTCCTTTGCACATTCATATACTTCAAAACATGTTCCGCCCACACATCAGGTTTTTCTTGAAGAGAAAGGAATTCTGTATTTGAAGTTAAGCCTACTTCTTTTGTTATTGCATCGGAGAAAACACATGGCAATCCGCTCGCCTGTGCCTCAACCCCCGTGACCGGAAGACCTTCATGCAAAGATGGCATTACAAAAATATCCATTGCCTGCCACATTTTATTCATTTCATTTGAAGCTCCATAAAAAATTACAGCGTCTTCAATTCCTAATGTCCTAGCCTTATTTTTCATCGCTTCTTGTAGTTCACCAACGCCAAATAAAAGTAACACAGTATTTGGATTTTTTCGGTGTACTGCTTGAAAGATGTCCAGCAAAAAGCTGTGATTTTTTTGATCAGAAAACCGTCCAGCATGTCCTACAACATACTTACCTTCCAGATTCAGCTTTTTTCGTATTTCTCGACGAACAGCTTCATTATAATCATATTTCTCCAAATCAATTCCATTCGGAAGTACTGAACACCTACCAGATTCAATAATTGACCTCGGAAATAGAAATCTTGCAGCTAGTTCTGAACAGCCATAAAAGTTATCGCAAAAGAGTGGAATTAATGGCTTTAAGATTTTGCTTATAAATCGAATTCCATTACCTGCTGCTCCAAAGCCAGCATTGTGACTATGTATTGTAATATATTGAACTCCACCCAATTTTGCGCCAATAATATTTGTCATATCTGCTGCACAATCCGCATTATAATGTAGGATTTTAATATGATTTCTCTTGCAGACTTTCCGAATTTCATTAATTCTCCAAATTCTTCTAAAAGGTCTAAATTTCACATTATCCGCTGAGGCAACATACTTTTTACTTCCCAATGAAAGAACTTTGTCTTCCATAGGTTCGTGCCTATCATGAAAAACAAGATAGTCAAAATTTATTTTAGATCTGTCCAGGTGTTCCTGGATATGAATCATCATATTAGTTACACCTCCAACACCAAGCGGAGATGTCACCAATACTCTAACTACTTCATTATTCATATAATATTTATCCTTTCGCAGCGACAATCTCATGCATTATTTCATATTCCTATTTCGGCACGATTACACACGCTTTCTAATTTCTTTCAATACAGTATTTAAATATTGATCTGTTACCTGCTTAAGGTTTTTATATTTTTCCCCTACAGCTTTATAATCAATATCATCTTTTACAACGTCTGATAAGTCCATTCCATTTTTATAACGCCGACTTTCTAGACCAAAATTCACACACAGGGTATCAATACGAGAATTTTTTGAAAAGCTGGAATTTTCAGCATATCTGTTAAATACCACAAACTGCTTTTCATTAAGAATAGAAAATGCAGTCCCGTGGAAAGAATCTGTGCAGACATACTCTGCATTTCGCAGAAGATTCAGAAATCTCTCTGGGCTCACGTCATACGGAGCAAAGTCTCCAAAGTTTTCATCTTCTTCTACATACTGATCCATGTGTCGCAATGCAACGACTTTCATGCCCTTGTCGCGAGCTAATTTCTTTACTGCATTGCGATATTCCTGTGTGGCACCAAGGAAGTATGCGAAAATATATGGCTCATTGATTTCTCTTTTATTAGGAATTCTCTCCAGCCATTCGTTTCTACTCAAAAAGAAAACAGGGTCTAAAATCGTAGGAACATCTCGACCAGTCAATTCCTTGACAATCTCACTTCCTCGATTCTCACGCATACTAATGTATTCAATGCGATTCAAATACTGTATCGTTCTTTTCTTTTGATACCACGGAATTTCCTTTACTCCGAAACTAGAAGCAATTGAAATTTTTAGCGTGTCATCCGGAACAAACATCAAATTGTAATAATTCGTTGGCAATCCTGCTGGACTCCAAAGCTGATCGCTTCCTGTTATAACCGCCAAATATTTCTTTCCACCCTCGCGTAATGCCGCATAGCCGATATACTCATCGGAGAAATCCTTAAAAGCCCATTTTTTGAATCCGGCAAATGCTTTCATACGAATTTCATTATTCTTTGCATACTCAGGATGCTTTTTTAGACTAAGTTTTCTCTGAATTCCCTCAAATCTGCTATTAAACCAAACTGCATTAAAAAGACGCGGCACATCTTTCAGTGCTTCTGTCACAGTCTTCTTTCTAGTATATCGAACCAACTCATACTCAATATTTTGATTTTCCAAATAACTAACAGTTGCATATGCTTGCAATATGCCTCCGTAATTTTCATGCATATATTTTATGCATACTCCAACCATTTTAAACTCTCCTCTATGCTGCACATCTTACTTTTTCAGCAGTTCCTCATATATTGCCTGATACTTCTCGTTTTTTTTCTGCCAGGTATACTTTTCTGCTTTCTTCCGTGCGTTTTTTCCACGCCTTGTTACTTCATCAGGATAAGCAATACATTCAAAAATTGCCTTTTTTAAATTCTCAATGTATTCCTCTTTCGAGTTTCCTCCATAAAGCCAACCGGTGTTTTCATCAAAAAGAGTTGCTCCGCCAAACTTATTAATGGTGATAACCGGAATACCTTTTGACATTGCCTCCAGTAAGACCGTGCCTGTCGTCTCTCGAATGCTCGGCATAATAAATACATCCGCACCTGCATATTCCTTTTCCATTTCCATATAGGGAATAGAACCCATGCAGTGCACATGCTCAGACAAGTTCAAGTCTTCCTTACCGCGTTTACGTAGATGCTCAAGTTCCGGGCCATCGCCTACAACTCTAACCTGATATCTAGTTTCCTGCGGAATTCTCATCAATGCATCAAAAAGAAAATCCAAGCCCTTTCGATATATCATTCTTCCAGCAACCAGAAAGACGCATTCTTCATTTCTGCCCTTTTCATTGCAAGTATCTTTAATATCATTTATATCTACCGCAACCTCAGTCACTGGCTCATCACTTACATTGTAATTCTTCATTCACTTTTTCCTTTTCTGTCCAGCTCACCAATTCGTCCGGTCTTAATCCGTTATCAAAGGCTAATTCATACGGACAGTTTAGTTCTGCCCCCTCTACGAGGAATTCTTGAGTCTCTTTATTCGCAAACATAATATAGTCGCAGCGATTTAGTTTGCCAGTGATTCTCAGTTTAAAACGATACCAGCGATTTATCCCTGAGCGAACGACTTCAATGATTTCATGCCCCTTTGCGTAATCTTTTAATCCATTAGGCAAAGACTCTCCTCCGCCAAGTGGTCCGCAGACGAATTTGATATTTGCTATCTTTCCATAGTCTCCAATTGCACGGAATTCAATTGGCGTAATCTGATGAATAACGTCAATTTTTTGATCCGCACAGATTTTTTTTGCGAGAGGAAGTACCCGTCTATTCCACACATTAAGTCTTCCAGAATACATAAATCCCTTGAAGATTTTTTTGTAAAAATTAGGGATGTCAACATAATAAAACTTTATATTTTCAAGTGGGTGACTCTGCAAATATTTTTCGACTGGTTCACGTTGTTCTTCTTTTGTAATTACATAAACTTTATTTGTTTTTGAACTTTCATAAGGAACGCACCAACCGATTTTATCTTCACTTCCAGCAAAAGGGTTACATGAATAAGCTATATACAGGATATTCATCACTTCGTCTCCATCTGCTGTGCAATATCAGCATCCACGATTTCCTCGCCAGTCTTATGCTTCAGCTGTTCCTTGGATGCTTCACTCAGACCGTTGTTGATCACACAGTTCATATCGCAGGTGCTACACTTATCCAGATCCTCTTTAGTAACCTTACCATCGCGATAGTCACGGCAGATCTTCAGCTCATACATGCTGTACGGATGCTTGGTGAACAGAGCCTTGAACTTGTGAACCAGAACCCAGGTAGCAGGCTTCCAGATATACTTGTGCATAGCAGGGCTGACAGAACCGATCATCCAGCAGTCACGGTCGCAGCAGCGAACCTTTGCACGAACTGTCTCTGCTTCCGGGCTGTTCCACAGCTCATCCCAAGTCTGATTGTTCAGGTTTCCCATGACCTCTTTGTCCTTGGTACCGTTGCAAGGCATAACATCGCCATACGGGTCGATGAAGAAGGTATCAAAGCTCATATCGCAAGGCAGCAGACGCTTCTGGCCATAGATGTAATTGATCAGGCCGTGGTTAAAGTAAGCACGGAACCACTTCTTCGGGCTATTGCTGCGGAGCAGTTCGTTGACCAGATTCTCGAAGTTCTTTGCCACCATCGGACGGTCGTGGATAATGTTCTTCGCCTCAACGAAGTAGAAGCTGTTGTGCAGAGAAGCAGTTGCAAACTCCATGCCCATCTCGTCAGAGATCTTGTACAGCGGAACCAGGTCAGGAGCGTTTTTGTCCTGAACAGTCATACCGAAGCCGACATCCTTCATGCCCATCTCACGAAGCTTCTTCAGCGTGCCATAACCACGCTGGTAGCCATTCTGCAGGCCTCGGATCTCGTTGTTGGTCTTCTCCAGACCCTCGATGGAGATACGAATACCGATCTGCGGGAACTCTTTGCACAGGTCAACAATACGGTCAGTGAAGAAACCATTAGTCGAAATAACGATACGGTCAGACTTCTTATACAGTTCACGCACAATATTTTTCAGGTCGGTACGGATGAACGGCTCGCCACCGGTGATATTGGTAAAGTACATCTTCGGCAGCTTCTTGATGGTTTCGATGCTGATTTCCTCTTCCGGCTTGGAAGGTGCTTTATAACGGTTGCACATAGAACAACGAGCGTTGCAGCGATAAGTGACGATGACCGTACCATTTAACTTCTTTTCTTCAGACATGATTAACTCTCCTAACTCTCTCTTTTAAGAATGTTTCGACTTTATTTAAGAACCACTTGGCACATACCGAGAACACAACCGAACCGCAGATGACTGCAGCTGCTGTGAAAACATATGCCAATAGGCCATTTCCAAATAGATGTACAAGGTGTAGCTTCTCAAGCACTCGATAAATTACCATGTGGCACAGGTAAATCTCGAAGCTGATACCACCGAGGAACTTGGCAACCGGATTGACCAGCACCCCCCGATTGCATCCGAGGGTATAGACAAGTGCTGCCACACAGAAGAACAACATTGTGAGTGTAGAACCGCCTACTGCAAAATAGGCAACTGTGGCAATCAGTAAAATCGCTCCTGCAATGACCTTATACTTCGATGCAAACTCAGCCAGTTCCTTTCGATAAAGGAAAATCAGGCCACCTACGATGAAATAAATAGCGTCATATACAACGCTAGTCCTTGCACTAAACTTTATTACATGATTTGCATCAAAGAAATAACTGCTACACACCCAGTTAAACACCAGAGCCGCAACCGCTACTCCCCATGCTCTCTTCTTGTTTCCAATCAGGAAACAGAAGAATGGAAACAGCATATAAAACACAAAAATGACTGCCAGCGTCCAACTTACGCCGATGACAGAAATATTCGCATTTGGCAGAAGTCCCTGGCACAAAGTCAAGTTTGCGAAAACTTCAAACAGGGATTCCTTGCTCGGCGAAATCACAAATTCTAATGCACAAAGCAGTGCAAAATACGGCCAGATTTTGATGTACCGCTTCTTGTAGAAATCCTCCATGCTGATCTTCTGGTCAATAATTTTCTGGTAATAACCGCAACACATACCAAAGCCACTGACCATCATAAAAAGAAAAACGAGATTTGTGAATGATGGTATTAGCCGTTCAAACACAAATCCTCCTATCCCATATTCTCCATTTGCGCGAACATGCATCAGCGCAATGCCAATAATGGCATACGCCTTCAAGCCGTCTATCCCCTCGTATCGATCTGCTTTTATAGCCACAAGTTTTCTCCTCACATACCAGTCTTACTGATACACCTTCATAATTTTCTCGTAATACTCATCAATGGTATCAAAGCTGATGTCCTTACAGTTCGCACTGTACTCCGCACACAGCTTCTTATCACCCCAGAGCTTCTCGATCTTCTTCTTCAGATCTTCGGCATTACCGCTCTCAAACAACTCGCCGGTCTTACCAACCTGAATCAGTTCCGGGATGCCACCGATGTTCGCTCCCAGCACCGGCGTGCCGTACATCTGGGATTCCATCACAGAGAACGGGCAGTTCTCATACCACTCAGAAGGGTAAATGGAGAACCGTGCCTCACGGATGAGCTTTTCCAGTGCCTCGCCTTTCTGGAAGCCAACGTTCTTGATGTTCTTAATACCATTTACTGTCTCTTCCAGAGGACCGGTGCCAGCGAAGATGAACTGTACATCCGGCAGTTCCTTACAGACCTTGATGAGCGTGCCGATACCCTTCTCCTCCGAAAAGCGCCCAAAGTAAAGGATGTAATCCTTCTTTTCCGTTTCCTTCCACTCCACCTTATCGATGAAGTTGTGCATTGCGATTGTCTTAGTTGCAAACAACGGATTCGTGTCCATCTTGCTCTTCATGAACTCAGAGCAGCAGATCATAGTGTCAATGTACTTGTAGGTACCCTTCCCCTTCCAGAACTCAGCCTCCATCATACCGATAGCAGATTTCGCCGTGGAACCGTGGATGCACTTGCCTTTCATGCAGTTCACGAAATGGCCGCCGAGGCACTTCTCACAGTTCTGGTGGGTGTTCGGATTGTTCAGCATGTGGTTCGGGCAGACCAGCTGGTAGTCATGTGCCGTGAAGATGATCTTACAATCTCTTCCGGTCTCCTTGCGCCACTTCACGATTCCCAGAATGATGGAAGGTGTCAGTTGGTAGTTGAAGTTGTTCAGGTGACAGACATCCGGCTTGAAGTCGTCTAGTACCAGTCTTAATTTTTCTCTTGCTTCCTTGCTATAGATAGTTTTGATGGGGTAAGTCAGCTTGCTCAGTTTGCTGCCGCCGTGGAAGTCCATATCAGATGTATAAGCATTGACACGGTTACCCACGCAGCGGCCTTCATGCTCCATACCGAAGTACTGAACTTCATGTCCCATCTGTTCCAGATGTTCACCTAATTTAAATATGTAGGTTTCTGAGCCACCATTTGGATACAGAAACTTATTTATTATCAATACTCTCATCTATTATTTTCTCCTGTACAGTTTCATCGTTTCCTTTACAACTTCATCCCAGTTATATTTCTCACAGATAAAATCAGCTGCCTGACTCTTCATTTTCATAACCAGTTCAGGATGGTCACAGGCGTCTTGCAATTTTTCTTGTAAGTCCTCTACATCCGATTTTTTGAAAATCAATGCCTTATCTTCCACAACCTCAGCGCACTCTGGAATGTCGGAAACCAGACAGCAATTACCATAGCTCATTGCTTCCAGCAGACTTAAGGGCATTCCTTCCAGATCAGACGGCAATGTGTAAATGTAAGCGTTGCTGTACAGTTCGTCCAACATCGCTCCCTGCACAAACCCGGTAAAGAGAATCCGATCGTCACCCTTCGCCAGTTCTTTCAATTCCTCCATAAAGGAATCCGTATCGCTGGAGCCGCCTGCGATGACCAATTTTTTATCTGTCTTGACATTCTTAAAGGCCTCAACCAGATATCGAATCCCCTTCTCCGGCACCAGACGACCAAGGAATAATATGTAGGAATCTTTTTTCAATTCAAAATGATCCGTGATCAGGTTTGCTTCCCGAATCTGCGGTCTATTGACACCATTAGGGATAAAATGCGTCTCCCTTCCGTATGTTTCCATGAAATACTTCTGCACGCCTTTGCTTAGAACAATGATTTCGTCTGCATATTTCACGGCATTTTTTTCTCCGCCACGAATAAACTTGGATGCAACGCTCCCGCGCCATTTTTCGCGATCCCAGTCCAAACCATGTACCGTGTTGATGACACGCTTGCCAAAAAGTTTCGGTAACCAACAGAAAAAGGCCGGGCCTTCCGCATGGATATGTACCACATCGTATCTTCCAAATGCACTGTAAAGAGTCGCGAAAAAGGAAGCGCTTACCGCTGCCAGTCCTTTTTTATCTATGGTCGGCACATATTTCATGCGGATTCCCTGATATTCATTGACTCTCTTTTCATCAAATTCTTTTCCGCTCACATGATGTCCGCTGCGGTTGTAAACAGTCACCTGCTGTCCCAGTTTCACCATGCGAACTGCCAGCTGTTCCACGACGATTTCAATACCGCCCTGTCGGCTGGGAATGGTTTTATGTCCAAGGATTGCCACCCGAAGCGGCCGTTCCTTCTTTTTTTCTGCTTTCATCCTGACGATCCTCTAAATCCTTATAATTACAACAAAGTCCGCACCACCCTATACTTTCCCGTACACGGTGCTGCGGCCTGACTGTTTCCTTATTTTTTCATACCAGATTCTTTTCCATCATGCGCAATCTCCCCGCAGCAGCTACATGGAGCCATCCTTTTTCACAACGGCCAGCACGGTTTTGAGCAGGATCTTAATGTCCATCCCAAGGCTCCAGTTATTGATATACTCCGTGTCCAGCCGTACAACTTCTTCAAAATCCAGAATGTTGCTGCGGCCACTGACCTGCCACATACCGGTGATACCCGGCCGGATGGCCAGGCGGGCACGGTGATGGTACTCGTACTTCTCGAACTCGTCCAGGGTAGGCGGACGGGTTCCCACCAACGACATATCGCCTTTGAGCACGTTGAAGAACTGTGGAAATTCATCCAGGGAATATTTCCGGATAAATTCACCGATGCCGGTGACCCGGTTGCCGTTTGCATCGATGCGGTTGCCGATGATCCGGGGATCGAATGCCATCTTAAACATCATGCCGTCCTGGATCCGGTTCTGGCTCATGAGCTCTGCCTTGCGCGCTTCCGCATCCAGATACATACTGCGGAACTTATAAATCTTGAATTGCTTTCCATTCTTGCCCACCCGGGTCTGGGTGAAAAATACTGGGCCCGGGGATTCCTTTTTGATGGCAGGTGCCACGAAAAGGTAAACGATGCCGGTGAAAATGCAGCCCACCAGGCCACCGATGATATCCAGCACCCGCTTCTCAAAGCTCTGGCGGCTAGACATGTAGTTCAGGGTAGAGGTAATGACCGCCAGGCCGCCCACGTTGCCCACCAGCTGTTTTAATCCCACCAGTTCTTTGGACTTGTCCAGACTCATGTGAACGGTAAGGCCCATGGCCGTCAGCTGCTCAATGAGTCCCCCGGGGTAGGGATCGGCCTCGGGCACTGCCAGAAGCACCTCGTCCACCCATCTATCCCTGACATAATCTGCCACAGTGGCATAGGTGGCCACTACGGGAACACCGTCCACGATCCTGCCGACCTTCTCCGCATCATGGCACACCAGCCCACGAATGGTATAATGCTCATAGTTGTGTTCCCGGATTTTCGCAAAAACAGAAGGAGCCTTCTGCTCGCTGCTGACCACCAGCAACGCGGTATGTATCTCCCGGTTCATGTGCCGAAGGAGATACCTTTTCAGCAAAATCCGGGTAAAATAGGAAAGGAGCAGATAAATGAACCCCATGTTAAAAATAGTGAACCGTGAATAATCGGTTCCTTCCTGGGTGGCAAACATATATGCAGTCACGCACAGCACAAGCATCACTGCCTGATACAGGGTTCGCACAAACTCTTTATAATAGCCCCGTTTCAGGACATTTTTCAACGTATCCAGAAACTGCAGAAGCACAAAATCAATAAAGAAAACAATAATCGTCAGATTCCGGTATCTGGGTTCGCATAGCCAGTTTGAAACACCATGGCGCATCATATAAGCAATGGCCAGTGCGATCTCCAGACAGATCACATCCAGCACGATGAAATCCAGATGCTTCGCCCAGCCATCCGCTGCTTTTTCGTACAATTTCTTCACCCCTCCCCAAGAGTATCGCAATCTCGCCTTTTCTCTAAATTTTCCTGTTCTCCAGAATACACGACGGATTCTCATACAACAGCCACCTGGCATAATCCGCGCTGTATTTTTTACACAGATAGGCGGCACAATCTGCCATCTGCGGTGCCCGTGCCCGCATATCGTGGGCATCCGTGGCGATAAAGGAGAGCATTTCCTGATCCAGAAGCGCTTTCAAAAATGCCTTCTTATGCCGTCCGTCTTTTCCACAGACCGGTCTGGCGTTGGCCTGCAGGTAGACCCCCATGTTATACAACTCCTCGACCCGGCCGAAATCCTGATATAATGTGTCATATCGTTCCAGGTGGGCCAGTATGACATAATAGCCGTTTTCCAGAAGGCGGGTCAGTCCCTGCTGCAGGGACTGGTAACGCACGCCCGGAGAGAATTCCACCAGGATATACCTGGAATCTGCCAGGGTTCTGGCGATTCCGTTGGCGAGGAACGCCGGGGTATCGTAACTATAATAGAGCTCACTGCCCAGATAGACCTGCACATCCAGCTGCCATTCCTGTGTGAGCCTGGCCTTAAGTTCCGCGAACCGTCGTCCGACCGTCTCACTGTCCGTGTCCATGTGCCCCGGGTAGTAATGGGGGGTTAAAATCACAGCTTCTGCGCCCTCTTCCGCAGATGTCTTCAGCATTCTCCGACACAATTCCCAGCTGTCCGCGCCGTCATCCACCCCCGGCAGCATGTGACAATGGATATCTATGTACTTTTCTGTCATTTTGTGTAATAAACTCATGCTTATAGAATAACATCAAATCCGGGAGTTATCAATCCCAAACCTGCATTTTTTAGGTTTTGCCCGTTTTTGAAAAGAAAGTTTCAAAATCTTTAAGCATTTTTTCTCATTTCAAATCATTTTATCCATTTACGTGCACAAAAAACCCGGCAAAAGCATGTCCTGCTCCTGTCGGGTTCTCTTTTTGCCGCATTTTCTGCGATTATTTCTTCTCTTCGTGGTATTCCTTCTCAGTGTTGACGCTCCAGATGTTGCTCTTGTCTTTGGCGCCGCTTAAAATGTTTTTCACAGCCTCGAAGGAGGTGACCATGGAATGGTCGATGTTGTTGTACCGGTGCTGGCCGTTGCGGCCCACGCAGTACAGGTTGTCGATGGTGTTCAGCCAGGCGATGAGCTGATCCATATCCTTGTATGTATCAAAATACGCCGGGTAAGCCTTCTTTACCTTCTCCATGTGATAATCAATGACATCCTCGGCCTTGTCGATGAGTCCCATCTTCACCATCTCGCCAATGCCGAATCTGGCAAACTCGTCCTCAGTCATGTTCCAGTACTTGTCATTCTCATAGACGAAGTACTCCAGACCCACCCAGACGGTGTGTTCCAGATCTTCTACCATGTATGGAGACCAGTTGTTGTAAATCTGGAAGCGGCCCAGCTTGACGGTGCGGTCATGGACATATACCCAGTTGTCCGGCACGATGTCACCCACGGTCTTGATCTTGGTCTTGTTTTTCAGGTTCAGCTTCGGCACCAGCACGCCCAGTGTCATATAATCGCGGTACGGAAGGCCTGCTGCGATGGCTGCTTCCTTCTCCGGTACATGATCCATTCCTGCCACCAGATCCTTCACCGGCATGGAAGAGAT
Above is a window of Oscillospiraceae bacterium NTUH-002-81 DNA encoding:
- a CDS encoding glycosyltransferase, which codes for MNNEVVRVLVTSPLGVGGVTNMMIHIQEHLDRSKINFDYLVFHDRHEPMEDKVLSLGSKKYVASADNVKFRPFRRIWRINEIRKVCKRNHIKILHYNADCAADMTNIIGAKLGGVQYITIHSHNAGFGAAGNGIRFISKILKPLIPLFCDNFYGCSELAARFLFPRSIIESGRCSVLPNGIDLEKYDYNEAVRREIRKKLNLEGKYVVGHAGRFSDQKNHSFLLDIFQAVHRKNPNTVLLLFGVGELQEAMKNKARTLGIEDAVIFYGASNEMNKMWQAMDIFVMPSLHEGLPVTGVEAQASGLPCVFSDAITKEVGLTSNTEFLSLQEKPDVWAEHVLKYMNVQRKSERKILEQAGYDIQQTADTLAQLYLNVAEKL
- a CDS encoding glycosyltransferase family 4 protein translates to MKAEKKKERPLRVAILGHKTIPSRQGGIEIVVEQLAVRMVKLGQQVTVYNRSGHHVSGKEFDEKRVNEYQGIRMKYVPTIDKKGLAAVSASFFATLYSAFGRYDVVHIHAEGPAFFCWLPKLFGKRVINTVHGLDWDREKWRGSVASKFIRGGEKNAVKYADEIIVLSKGVQKYFMETYGRETHFIPNGVNRPQIREANLITDHFELKKDSYILFLGRLVPEKGIRYLVEAFKNVKTDKKLVIAGGSSDTDSFMEELKELAKGDDRILFTGFVQGAMLDELYSNAYIYTLPSDLEGMPLSLLEAMSYGNCCLVSDIPECAEVVEDKALIFKKSDVEDLQEKLQDACDHPELVMKMKSQAADFICEKYNWDEVVKETMKLYRRK
- a CDS encoding acyltransferase, with the protein product MAIKADRYEGIDGLKAYAIIGIALMHVRANGEYGIGGFVFERLIPSFTNLVFLFMMVSGFGMCCGYYQKIIDQKISMEDFYKKRYIKIWPYFALLCALEFVISPSKESLFEVFANLTLCQGLLPNANISVIGVSWTLAVIFVFYMLFPFFCFLIGNKKRAWGVAVAALVFNWVCSSYFFDANHVIKFSARTSVVYDAIYFIVGGLIFLYRKELAEFASKYKVIAGAILLIATVAYFAVGGSTLTMLFFCVAALVYTLGCNRGVLVNPVAKFLGGISFEIYLCHMVIYRVLEKLHLVHLFGNGLLAYVFTAAAVICGSVVFSVCAKWFLNKVETFLKERVRRVNHV
- a CDS encoding 4Fe-4S dicluster domain-containing protein codes for the protein MIVVKNKADCCGCTACYSVCPKKAISMQQDQEGFLYPFVEISKCIDCKLCDSACPIENKIESKMFDRKAYVLRAKDVEIVSTSTSGGFVTPLGEWILNQGGVICGATYNEEYKVIHKISGGGRRVSRFKIRAERFRRLLF
- a CDS encoding glycosyltransferase family 4 protein, which gives rise to MKNYNVSDEPVTEVAVDINDIKDTCNEKGRNEECVFLVAGRMIYRKGLDFLFDALMRIPQETRYQVRVVGDGPELEHLRKRGKEDLNLSEHVHCMGSIPYMEMEKEYAGADVFIMPSIRETTGTVLLEAMSKGIPVITINKFGGATLFDENTGWLYGGNSKEEYIENLKKAIFECIAYPDEVTRRGKNARKKAEKYTWQKKNEKYQAIYEELLKK
- a CDS encoding polysaccharide pyruvyl transferase family protein, producing the protein MVGVCIKYMHENYGGILQAYATVSYLENQNIEYELVRYTRKKTVTEALKDVPRLFNAVWFNSRFEGIQRKLSLKKHPEYAKNNEIRMKAFAGFKKWAFKDFSDEYIGYAALREGGKKYLAVITGSDQLWSPAGLPTNYYNLMFVPDDTLKISIASSFGVKEIPWYQKKRTIQYLNRIEYISMRENRGSEIVKELTGRDVPTILDPVFFLSRNEWLERIPNKREINEPYIFAYFLGATQEYRNAVKKLARDKGMKVVALRHMDQYVEEDENFGDFAPYDVSPERFLNLLRNAEYVCTDSFHGTAFSILNEKQFVVFNRYAENSSFSKNSRIDTLCVNFGLESRRYKNGMDLSDVVKDDIDYKAVGEKYKNLKQVTDQYLNTVLKEIRKRV
- a CDS encoding Coenzyme F420 hydrogenase/dehydrogenase, beta subunit C-terminal domain, which codes for MQSDLGDCFSEIKKHLMQETKVCFIGTPCQVYGLKSYLRKEYDNLVTVDLVCHGTPSPKLWKKYLDEQKDKYHSEIDDIVFRNKTYGYHSGTMRIRFKNQFVYYGSARVDPMLKSFFAEISSRPSCYQCHFKSVERCSDFTIYDCWHANNLVEGLVDDDKGFTNLIVQSSKGERILDRIADRYELYATNLEKAIELDGTMICHSAEPHPRRDEYYLNLDKETLRAHIQKFVPIRIRDYLIEKSKGIFYRMGVYKFLKNKK
- a CDS encoding glycosyltransferase, which encodes MRVLIINKFLYPNGGSETYIFKLGEHLEQMGHEVQYFGMEHEGRCVGNRVNAYTSDMDFHGGSKLSKLTYPIKTIYSKEAREKLRLVLDDFKPDVCHLNNFNYQLTPSIILGIVKWRKETGRDCKIIFTAHDYQLVCPNHMLNNPNTHQNCEKCLGGHFVNCMKGKCIHGSTAKSAIGMMEAEFWKGKGTYKYIDTMICCSEFMKSKMDTNPLFATKTIAMHNFIDKVEWKETEKKDYILYFGRFSEEKGIGTLIKVCKELPDVQFIFAGTGPLEETVNGIKNIKNVGFQKGEALEKLIREARFSIYPSEWYENCPFSVMESQMYGTPVLGANIGGIPELIQVGKTGELFESGNAEDLKKKIEKLWGDKKLCAEYSANCKDISFDTIDEYYEKIMKVYQ
- a CDS encoding radical SAM protein — translated: MSEEKKLNGTVIVTYRCNARCSMCNRYKAPSKPEEEISIETIKKLPKMYFTNITGGEPFIRTDLKNIVRELYKKSDRIVISTNGFFTDRIVDLCKEFPQIGIRISIEGLEKTNNEIRGLQNGYQRGYGTLKKLREMGMKDVGFGMTVQDKNAPDLVPLYKISDEMGMEFATASLHNSFYFVEAKNIIHDRPMVAKNFENLVNELLRSNSPKKWFRAYFNHGLINYIYGQKRLLPCDMSFDTFFIDPYGDVMPCNGTKDKEVMGNLNNQTWDELWNSPEAETVRAKVRCCDRDCWMIGSVSPAMHKYIWKPATWVLVHKFKALFTKHPYSMYELKICRDYRDGKVTKEDLDKCSTCDMNCVINNGLSEASKEQLKHKTGEEIVDADIAQQMETK